The Mobula birostris isolate sMobBir1 chromosome 1, sMobBir1.hap1, whole genome shotgun sequence sequence TAAGATCAAGGATTGACATGAATATTTGAGAGAGAATAAGTGGGAAAAGGGACTGTGGCAGGTGAGACCCGGAATAAAGTTAATGAGCCTACCGGCCTCCTTCTGTACAGTAAGATATAATGAGGTAAGGAATCATGAAATTATGACTGAGGTGTACAGGTAATACAAACGTTTGCGGAATGCGCGAATATTGTTCCGCGCTGAGTAAAAGACATTAAGTTCTTGTGATTATTATTACAGTATAATCTATTTACCAAAATGGGCCTATTTCAATGGCTGTAAACTGTCGTTGAATGAGAACTGTGAAACAGAATATATCAGTGTGGATTTATCGAAAAGGAAATAATTGTGCAGTTCACACAATTATGTGGCGGTTGTCGTTCTCGTTTATTAGGCAACACGAAATTGTTTGTGACATGTAAAGTTACCAGTCTAATCGACTGCTAACACAATTACTGTAGGAGTTTTTTTTAGaatgtatattttaaaatttttggATGTGTCCAGGAAATATAACCTGGTGTTTTATTTTTCATCTCACGTCCTCCGATTTTGGTGTACTCGCAGATTTAACAATGGTGTTTAGTCATGCGCTTTTTGAATGTGCTCCGATATTAGCAAAGTTTGTCATATGTAGTAATTATGCTGTTTATGATATGCTTAAAATATTCTCACTGATCGAATGTATGTAAATAAACTGATCTCAAAACTCTACACACGAATTGTGGTCGGATTATTTTGATTCGCATAATTTTTGGTGAAATTAATGATGCTTTGTACACTATGCCATATTTGGATGCGCCATGACTAATCTACAGTCACATACTGTAGATCACCCGCTTTCATCCTCTCCTATCCCTGTTTTAGTAACAAAACGAAAATACCCGTGCAGGATTTCGTTCGCTACTATTAAACAGAAGCCAGAAGTTCCTTAATGATAAACACTCCTGACGAATCCAAGAATGTAATGCGAGGCTGGGAATCTGCAGTTCAAAATGTTCGGTATCacatgcagcagcagtacaataaacTACAACGCTCACAATATTTTTTTTGCAGTTAAAAATGTTCCCAGTTTAAGGATGGAACAGTCCCACCACGTAGATCAGGTACGACTATATCAGAGGGAGAATAAGGGATAACAAGCTAACGATTGTCGGTCTTAACACAAGTGTCTGACGCACATGGGGGTGACTTACCTCCATTGGGTCCCCGCACTGGTATGTTTGCAGGTCTGCTTTGCAAGCTCTGCAGCATTGGGCTTTCAAAGGAACTTGCTGCAGTCCAAGCCGAAGCCAACTGCGGCCCAACGTaagaagtgtaagggctgggATAAGATCCATTAAGAGGCCTGGCCAAAGCACCAGTGTACTGATCTCTGCCATTCAGACTGTTATGGTAACCAGAATCTCGAGAAGCTCCGTTTGAAATGGGCGGACTGGGAGAGAAGGAGAATCTGCTGGAAACCATTTCGTGAGGTCTGCTGGAGCTGTAGGTTGAGCTTTCCGAGGCAGGTTGAGTCCAGACCGAGTGGTTAGTAACGGGGTGGCTCTGCTGGCTCGATCCGCTACCTTGGAGATAGGGGATGGTCTGGATCATGGAGCTAACCCTGGTAGTGGGAACATAGACGGGTGAACTTGTACTGGAGTGCATGAAGTTGTTAGGAACATCGTGTGGGTAGGTACTCGGACCCTGCACGGATGCCACAGGCAAACTTTGGTACATATCAATCGATGGATGTGTCACATATTCCCTTTTAATCCCTCTGGGCAGAAACAGTTTGCCTGACTGATCCAGATCCGTCATGAAGGTGGCGTGCTCTTGTGAAGTGTGTCCAAAGGGAAGGCAGGCGTCAACTGGCCTCCGCTGCAGGAGATGGTTCCTATTCGTGTCCAGAGTGGGAACCGAGGATTCCGCCAACCTCAGGCTTTCTTCCGACCCTGAGCTGCCCTCACCTCCACTGTGGTGGCGACCAGCAAACTTTAAGTAACCCTGGTCAGGCGGTGAGCTGAAACCGTTTGGGGCGAAGTGCTTTGCCACGTTTGACCAGTCAGGTTCATTCGGGTCCATCCAGGTTCCGAGAAGTCCAAACGCCGAAGTGCGGTCCTGGAGAATGGTCCAAAACAAATAGTCTGTAAGTGTAAAAAtcaatgacagagagagagagagaaagagagagagagagagagagagagagagagagagagagagagagagagagagatacacacacacagtaagAAAGCCAGTTCTCGAGTTCGTTGTTAATTAAATTAGCTCGAATCTCCTTTTATCGTTCTGTCGCCCACTAGACAAACGGAACAATTGTATCGCTCTTAAATACCTCTTTCAAAACAAACCCCCTGAACAATTCTAGGTGTTCTTTTAAAGTACAAAGCAATTTGATAAAATAGTTAAACGGTCGAAGAATCATTTACGACTGATCTTTCAAGTGTATTTGCTGGAGTCCATCTCCCCTGGGGTCCATCTCTTTTGGCAGATTGTTCCACGCGTGTTCGGTGGGAAGATCCTACCAGTACATCACTTTAAAGTGCGTGGTCTCttcaatgaaaatcaatttctctaaAATTTTCGTTCGTATATTGACCATGAAATAGTTACTCGCGGCCTTTTAAACTGCCCCGGGTGAGCATTCGCTACCGGTCAAAGTAAGAACGAAACTGCTGCGCAGTCACAAAACTACCCGCCGCCATAAAATTCCTTACAAACCGACTATCAACATCGCCCCCCCCCTCCCAATCTCTTCTGAGGGAAGTTAGGAGactttaaaattcaacagtgaaAAGTTCAACATCCCGCAAATGTAACGGAGAGTGCGTGAatgaggaaggggggggggtcaATCAATGGACAACGTACCCACATAGAGTCTACATGCTTTGCCGTTTACCAACCTGGTTTACCGGCACAGGTTTCTATACGATACCAATCCGAGCCATCGCGAGCTCTGTCTTTAAATGTCGGGTTTGGAAGACCTTTAGCATTCCTCCCGAAACGAGTTCGCAAGGCAAGCGTGTGACGAAACATGCTGCAGCCTCGGCTCTGGCGTGTAAAGACTTCCCCCCAACGCTGCGCCATTTGAAGACCTCAATATATAAAATGACATTAACGCGCTGACTACATCCAGATACAAATGTCTTGCACTTAGAATCCCGGTAATAACCACATGCCCCTACAGAACTGGCCAAGACATATCGACAACTTGCAAACTGGAAAGTAATTAGATTTCCAAAGTAGCGAAAACGCTGAGGTATCAAAAGATAAGTTGGCCAGAAATTACAGAAACCACACATCGATATAGATAGGCCCAAAAAGAACAGTAAGTAATATGCCTTAGTTACGCCAGACTAGAGTAAGATAATTCCGAGATAAGAAATATAATAGATAAGAGCTAAAGGCACGATAAATAACCACAAAATCATCCAGTACTATCACAGCAGGCATGCTACACTTGAACCAGGCCGTCGAACATCTGAAAAGAGTGTGGAAAGTAAGATGCCGACCTAATGGTAGTTTGCCATCAGTCAGGTGTTTGTAGAAGTCCAGTGTGTCTTAAGACCAGTTTGTCTAGGTTCTGGGCGGTAGAGTGCGTGTCTCTGCTCTCTGCTGAGCTATTTGAGAGGAGGCAGCGCCTTGAGCACAATTCACTGGGAAACTGGAGATCCTGATTGGATTCACACAGTGCTGACTTAAACACGGGCTCCGCAGCGCCTCCACAGCGGCGTCGATCCTAACATACAACATGACCCCAGCAAAACTGGTCCGCAGAAAGACTGAAGCTCTCTGCGCGTCTCGTTTATATCTCTAGTCTCACAGATAGGTAGAGACGGGAGGACTGAAGCAATCAGAGACAGGGTGCCAGATACAGAGAGATAACTGAGGGAATAGAATGTGAAAATGATTGAGTGGAGAGGGTACAGCAAAGCCTTTGAACTCCGGCGTTAAAGCCTCTAACTAAAAGCACAACCGTTTAACTTTCAAGGAAAGGAATTTGACACCGACTTTAAACTCGTagacattttaaaattaaaagcGTACATACAGGAAAATCAACGAGACAAGGCTGATAAACATTCACTGCACCTGTCTTGTGACTATTTCAGTTAGTTTAGGAGCGAATTTTTTGGAACGACGAAACTTGCAGGCATGGTATGCAAGGTTAGGCGGGCAACAGCCTCAGCACTATTTTTCCTGCATTGTCTTGTAGGAGCGACCAGCTTCCCGCATTAAGGGGAGAAATAttgccctttttttaaaaagaaaaacttGATGTTCCGAAGTCAGGTGCGCTGTTCAAATTTCTTTCATTAATCTTAGCCAACCCGGCAGTAGAGTCCATGTTTCTAGCGACATTCGCCGCATAAGAGACTATAAATTCAAAGATTAAAATCAAAGCGCACAATTAAGTACGGTTCCCGTACTTCCACGAGAAGAGATAACCACGTTTTCGATTTATTTTACCCAGGTGAACGTTTGTGTAGAAATAGGGTAGGCAGTGATTGGAGGCAATGAAGGATCcctttgagagagagagaaaaaaagctgtCACCCTTTTGACTTCATAAAGTGCAGACGTGGGCATGGAACAGCTGGCGAACAAGCACAACAATGACATAAATGCAATGCATAGTTTCAGAATGCATGTATCCCCCAAATTTTATTACAAACATACCAAACATTCTTTATTTCATTCTGCGAGAACTTTCTGTCTCCGCGCTTCCCTCTCGCAGCAACGCTCGCTTATTAAAGTATCAATGCCGCTATCTACATTTCCCTCTGGCATATCCCACACACAAGCCGATCGATACTACCGTTACTCTTCGAGAAATATCAATATTCGAGCGCCACCATATCTCTGGCACTGTGGGTCTTTAATTCTGACACTTAAGTGGTTTGCAATGCGCTTATCATTGTCCAACAGCAGAGACATGCTTTTGATTTCGTTATCAGTTTTGAAAATTCCTTACGTACAGTCCTGCGAGGGAAATTCTTTTTGTATCGCAGTTTGTTGCATAAGAAGAGCTTATTAATTAATAGTCTGTCCTGTTAATTTGTCTGCGATTGGACTCGAATCATTTGTAAAAGTCTATCGGTTTAGCTAAACCATCTCGGCGTCAGAGGCCTGACACCTTCCACTAACTTGCCGGGGATCCttctttgaactttaaaagtAAGTGATAATTTACTCCCCGGATTCATTACCTAAACCGCACAACGGACAAAGTGCAAATTGAAATAAACAATTAGTCAAATAATCACCATAGTGACTAAATAAACGTCTTAAACTGAGGGATGGCAGTATAACGAAGCTGCTTTGTTTTTCCTTGGTGCGAATGAAAATAGAGCAGATCTTTCCAACATGTTTATGGCCTGTAGCATTATAGATATCACAGAATTTTACATTTTACAGGTATAATTCGGGTCATCATTTCAGCTTAGAAAAACTGAACTCAGCGAAAGATGTGTTCAGAAAATAGCCCAGATTGCGTTGTTAAGAATGATTAAGTACATGCGTTGGAACTATATATTAATATTTGCATGAATTGCGCCTATTGTACATATATTATACATACATATTGTATTATGTATTTACAATcatagtttgtatgttctgcaATCAATCAGTTGATTCTAAATGCCTCGACAGTGCACTTGACTTGCATGAAAGTCTATTTTGTGTGTTCATTTAgtgaatagtttgtggttgggcgGCTTGTCACAGAGATAACGCATCTAGAGCATTGATGTAGCATCGTTAAAATAGCTGTGTGGAATACCCCTGCGGTTTGTACTTTCAAGCTTTTAAAGAATTAATTTCTCGTGATTCTTTTCCTGAATAACTTGTCTTCTAATATAGTTCCTGGTATTAAACTATTTTTTTCTAAATGTGAAATTCTTTCAATGCTAAAAGACTCTGCGTGATTGTGTGAAATGATTGCATGATTTCGCAAGTGGGATTGCGATTTTTTTTGCCGAATGGTGTGAAGTTGGTGTCGGTTTTATTCTGGTGGTCGATGTTTGAAAGTATTTTCTCGGGTTTAGAAGATGGTTGGTTATTTTTTTTTGCACGAAAGAGGAAGGCCGAGAATTTGCACTGAGCTGATTGACTGGCTCTATCCTGCAGCGGCGGACGGCAGCGAGTGAGGCGGCGGTCAGCAGAAGAGTGATGAGGTGGCTGAACTAAACAGAACATGCTGTGTGTGTTCCCCTCTGATAGCAGTGTTACAGCATGGCGCACAGGAATGAATGCTGGACGCCGTACTGTCTCCCCATCCGAGAGCTCTCTCGCAGTTTTACAGGCTACAGGGAAGAAAGGAAAATAACATCAACGCACTCGCATTCCCACAATCATTTACAGTTGGACTTTGGCATAATTCAGACCACCTATTTATTCACAGAatattctttattgcctttcttTGTCCGCAGGCTCCTCATTAGCGCGTCTTGCATACAATACCAAATTAGATATTTTGACATATTTTGTAATGAAGAATGTTCTCATTCCTTCAActtaaattattaaaataaatatgATTCTTCATGCTTTGCTTATTCGATAGGAGGCAGACGAAGATTCGATTGTAACGCGCATTTTAATATGATTTTTGAATATTGAGAATGCGTTTGCAACACACTTACGATTCACCCAATCGTCATTACAGGCTACGGCACTATCAGGTGATAAATCGGTTTTAAACCGAATTGTCATATAGCTAATGTACGTTGTTTGAATTATCCTATGGGGCAGCCGATACTGAATAATGAAATATTTCCATTAAGAATTACCAGGAAACCATTTCTAAATAT is a genomic window containing:
- the LOC140195092 gene encoding GATA-binding factor 6-B-like isoform X2 encodes the protein MDPNEPDWSNVAKHFAPNGFSSPPDQGYLKFAGRHHSGGEGSSGSEESLRLAESSVPTLDTNRNHLLQRRPVDACLPFGHTSQEHATFMTDLDQSGKLFLPRGIKREYVTHPSIDMYQSLPVASVQGPSTYPHDVPNNFMHSSTSSPVYVPTTRVSSMIQTIPYLQGSGSSQQSHPVTNHSVWTQPASESSTYSSSRPHEMVSSRFSFSPSPPISNGASRDSGYHNSLNGRDQYTGALARPLNGSYPSPYTSYVGPQLASAWTAASSFESPMLQSLQSRPANIPVRGPNGELLEELSEARECVNCGSMSTPLWRRDGTGHYLCNACGLYHKMNGLSRPLIKPQKRMVSGLCNPASPIQMQQSSTRRIGLACANCHTTTTTLWRRNAEGEPVCNACGLYMKLHGVPRPLAMKKEGIQTRKRKPKNLSKSKSTSSTSNTVTMTPSSSSSSTSNQEEIPRVKSCSPSSQTTVAASGDYQPFQQAMWTDDEQLHGVR
- the LOC140195092 gene encoding GATA-binding factor 6-B-like isoform X3, translating into MWDRTSAFGLLGTWMDPNEPDWSNVAKHFAPNGFSSPPDQGYLKFAGRHHSGGEGSSGSEESLRLAESSVPTLDTNRNHLLQRRPVDACLPFGHTSQEHATFMTDLDQSGKLFLPRGIKREYVTHPSIDMYQSLPVASVQGPSTYPHDVPNNFMHSSTSSPVYVPTTRVSSMIQTIPYLQGSGSSQQSHPVTNHSVWTQPASESSTYSSSRPHEMVSSRFSFSPSPPISNGASRDSGYHNSLNGRDQYTGALARPLNGSYPSPYTSYVGPQLASAWTAASSFESPMLQSLQSRPANIPVRGPNGELLEELSEARECVNCGSMSTPLWRRDGTGHYLCNACGLYHKMNGLSRPLIKPQKRMSSTRRIGLACANCHTTTTTLWRRNAEGEPVCNACGLYMKLHGVPRPLAMKKEGIQTRKRKPKNLSKSKSTSSTSNTVTMTPSSSSSSTSNQEEIPRVKSCSPSSQTTVAASGDYQPFQQAMWTDDEQLHGVR
- the LOC140195092 gene encoding GATA-binding factor 6-B-like isoform X1; this translates as MWDRTSAFGLLGTWMDPNEPDWSNVAKHFAPNGFSSPPDQGYLKFAGRHHSGGEGSSGSEESLRLAESSVPTLDTNRNHLLQRRPVDACLPFGHTSQEHATFMTDLDQSGKLFLPRGIKREYVTHPSIDMYQSLPVASVQGPSTYPHDVPNNFMHSSTSSPVYVPTTRVSSMIQTIPYLQGSGSSQQSHPVTNHSVWTQPASESSTYSSSRPHEMVSSRFSFSPSPPISNGASRDSGYHNSLNGRDQYTGALARPLNGSYPSPYTSYVGPQLASAWTAASSFESPMLQSLQSRPANIPVRGPNGELLEELSEARECVNCGSMSTPLWRRDGTGHYLCNACGLYHKMNGLSRPLIKPQKRMVSGLCNPASPIQMQQSSTRRIGLACANCHTTTTTLWRRNAEGEPVCNACGLYMKLHGVPRPLAMKKEGIQTRKRKPKNLSKSKSTSSTSNTVTMTPSSSSSSTSNQEEIPRVKSCSPSSQTTVAASGDYQPFQQAMWTDDEQLHGVR